A single window of Microbispora hainanensis DNA harbors:
- a CDS encoding alkaline phosphatase D family protein, whose protein sequence is MPELVLGPLLRHVDAAAATVWVETSEPCTVRVRAGDACSEERTFTVHGHHYALIDVGVESPVAYEVELDDRRVWPADGLPPSVIRPLTRLDRLIFGSCRTSVPHEEPYVRTHGPDVLRAYGLRLMESPDERPDLILLLGDQVYADELTPDMKQFIAGRRDDGPEEVVDFEEYAELYRQAWSDPPVRWLLATVPSLMIFDDHDVRDDWNTSKAWREQMAEVPWWERRIVSALGSYYVYQHLGNLPPADRAADPVLAALRAGDGDEALDAFARRADREPDSVRWSYHRDLDGTRLIVLDSRSARVLAPGRRRMLDPGEWDWFDKHATGDFEHLLVGSSLPILLPAGIHHVESWNEAVCDGIWGRRAARWGERLRQFLDLEHWGAFSRSFEDLARVVLEVASGRRGRPPATVLLLSGDVHYSYMASVRRRGGGRVHQIVCSPIRNPLSRTLRFANIVASFGLAGVLGGVLARAGGLPRPPLRWRISKGPWFPNMMTAIDLAPGEAAVTWFTDTGDQDAVRIRPEPPAAPR, encoded by the coding sequence GTGCCGGAACTTGTGCTGGGCCCGCTGCTGCGCCACGTGGACGCGGCCGCCGCGACCGTCTGGGTGGAGACCTCCGAACCCTGCACGGTCCGCGTGCGCGCCGGCGACGCCTGCTCGGAGGAGCGCACCTTCACTGTGCACGGCCACCACTATGCCCTGATCGACGTCGGCGTCGAGAGCCCGGTGGCCTACGAGGTGGAGCTCGACGACCGGCGGGTGTGGCCCGCCGACGGCTTGCCGCCGAGCGTGATCCGCCCGCTGACCCGCCTCGACCGGCTGATCTTCGGCTCCTGCCGCACCAGCGTCCCGCACGAGGAGCCGTACGTGCGCACGCACGGCCCGGACGTCCTACGGGCGTACGGCCTGCGCCTGATGGAGTCGCCGGACGAGCGGCCCGACCTGATCCTGCTGCTCGGCGACCAGGTGTACGCCGACGAGCTGACGCCGGACATGAAGCAGTTCATCGCCGGGCGCAGGGACGACGGACCCGAGGAGGTCGTCGACTTCGAGGAGTACGCCGAGCTGTACCGGCAGGCGTGGTCGGACCCGCCGGTCCGCTGGCTGCTGGCCACGGTGCCCAGCCTGATGATCTTCGACGACCACGACGTCAGGGACGACTGGAACACCTCGAAGGCCTGGCGTGAGCAGATGGCCGAGGTGCCCTGGTGGGAGCGGCGCATCGTCTCCGCGCTCGGCTCCTACTACGTCTACCAGCACCTGGGCAACCTGCCCCCGGCCGACCGGGCGGCCGATCCCGTGCTCGCCGCACTGCGGGCGGGCGACGGCGACGAGGCGCTCGACGCCTTCGCCCGGCGGGCCGACCGGGAGCCCGACTCGGTGCGCTGGAGCTATCACAGGGACCTGGACGGCACCCGGCTGATCGTGCTCGACAGCCGCAGCGCCCGGGTGCTGGCGCCGGGACGCCGCAGGATGCTCGACCCGGGGGAGTGGGACTGGTTCGACAAGCACGCCACCGGCGACTTCGAGCACCTGCTCGTCGGGTCGTCGCTGCCGATCCTGCTGCCCGCGGGGATCCACCACGTGGAGAGCTGGAACGAGGCGGTCTGCGACGGCATCTGGGGCCGCCGGGCGGCGCGGTGGGGCGAGCGGCTGCGGCAGTTCCTCGACCTGGAGCACTGGGGAGCCTTCAGCCGGTCGTTCGAGGACCTCGCGCGGGTGGTGCTGGAGGTCGCCTCGGGCCGCCGGGGCAGGCCGCCCGCGACCGTCCTGCTGCTGTCGGGCGACGTCCACTACTCCTACATGGCGTCCGTACGGCGCCGGGGCGGCGGGCGCGTCCACCAGATCGTCTGCTCGCCCATCCGCAACCCGCTGAGCCGCACGCTGCGCTTCGCCAACATCGTGGCGTCGTTCGGGCTCGCGGGCGTGCTCGGCGGGGTGCTGGCCAGGGCCGGGGGCCTTCCCCGGCCGCCGTTGCGATGGCGCATCAGCAAGGGACCCTGGTTCCCCAACATGATGACCGCCATCGACCTGGCGCCCGGGGAGGCCGCGGTGACGTGGTTCACCGACACCGGCGATCAGGACGCGGTGCGGATCAGGCCCGAGCCTCCCGCAGCACCGCGCTGA
- the rocD gene encoding ornithine--oxo-acid transaminase, protein MNSEELIRLSESHSAHNYHPLPVVISSAEGAWVTDVEGKRYLDCLAGYSSLNFGHGNPAILAAAREQLDRLTLTSRAFYHDRFAAFVTGLSELCGKDMVLPMNTGAEAVETAIKVARKWGYEVKGVAPDQANIVVMEDNFHGRTTTIVGFSTDPDSRDGFGPFTPGFRIVKYGSAEAVREAIDENTVAVLLEPVQGEAGVLVPPDGYLAAVREICTDNNVLFVADEIQSGLGRTGDTFACDHERVVPDMYVLGKALGGGVVPVSAVVANTDVMGVIGPGQHGSTFGGNPLACAVGDAVIGLLKTGEYQARARELGVFLHARLAEMGPGVVAVRGRGLWAGIDIDPSLGTGRQISEALMRRGVLVKDTHGSTIRLAPPLVVSRDDLEWALDQLSAVLREARA, encoded by the coding sequence ATGAACAGCGAGGAACTGATCCGGCTCAGCGAGAGCCACAGCGCGCACAACTATCACCCGCTGCCCGTCGTGATCAGCTCGGCCGAGGGCGCCTGGGTCACCGACGTGGAGGGCAAGCGGTATCTCGACTGCCTGGCCGGCTACTCGTCGCTGAACTTCGGCCACGGCAACCCCGCGATCCTCGCCGCGGCCCGGGAGCAGCTCGACCGGCTGACACTGACCAGCCGGGCGTTCTACCACGACCGGTTCGCCGCGTTCGTGACCGGCCTTTCCGAGCTGTGCGGCAAGGACATGGTCCTGCCGATGAACACCGGCGCGGAGGCCGTCGAGACCGCGATCAAGGTCGCCCGCAAGTGGGGCTACGAGGTCAAGGGCGTCGCTCCCGACCAGGCCAACATCGTCGTGATGGAGGACAACTTCCACGGCCGCACGACGACGATCGTGGGCTTCTCCACCGACCCCGACTCGCGCGACGGCTTCGGCCCCTTCACCCCCGGCTTCCGGATCGTCAAGTACGGCTCGGCCGAGGCGGTCAGGGAGGCGATCGACGAGAACACGGTGGCCGTGCTGCTGGAGCCCGTCCAGGGCGAGGCCGGCGTGCTCGTGCCGCCGGACGGCTACCTGGCCGCGGTCAGGGAGATCTGCACCGACAACAACGTGCTGTTCGTGGCCGACGAGATCCAGTCGGGCCTCGGCCGCACCGGTGACACGTTCGCCTGCGACCACGAGCGCGTCGTCCCGGACATGTACGTCCTGGGCAAGGCCCTCGGCGGCGGCGTGGTCCCGGTCTCCGCGGTCGTCGCGAACACCGACGTCATGGGCGTGATCGGCCCCGGCCAGCACGGCTCCACCTTCGGCGGCAACCCGCTGGCCTGCGCCGTCGGCGACGCGGTCATCGGACTGCTGAAGACCGGCGAATACCAGGCCAGGGCCCGCGAGCTCGGCGTGTTCCTGCACGCGCGGCTGGCCGAAATGGGCCCCGGCGTGGTGGCGGTGCGCGGGCGCGGCCTGTGGGCGGGCATCGACATCGACCCCTCGCTCGGCACCGGACGGCAGATCAGCGAGGCGCTCATGCGCCGCGGCGTGCTGGTCAAGGACACCCACGGCTCGACGATCCGCCTCGCGCCGCCTCTGGTCGTCTCCCGGGACGACCTGGAGTGGGCGCTCGACCAGCTCAGCGCGGTGCTGCGGGAGGCTCGGGCCTGA
- the ddaH gene encoding dimethylargininase, which yields MTLAPATEATDRGRTGTTRHFLMCRPDFFTVSYSINPWMHPEKDTDTARAVRQWESLRQAYESLGHTVSLIDPIEGLPDMVFAANGALVVDGRVYGAKFAHPQRAAEGPAYLRWFAERGYETLEASFTNEGEGDYLTLDEVILAGTGFRTDVAAHMEAQEFLGRPVVTLRLVDPRFYHLDTALFPLNGHNVAYYPEAFSEGSRKVLRRLFPDAVIATSADAEVLGLNAVSDGRNVVLNAEATGLTLELKRRGFEVVPVDLSELRKSGGGPKCCTLEIRPNRETR from the coding sequence ATGACGCTTGCGCCCGCCACCGAGGCCACGGACCGTGGCCGTACGGGCACTACCCGGCATTTCCTGATGTGCCGGCCGGATTTCTTCACGGTCTCGTATTCCATCAACCCGTGGATGCACCCGGAGAAGGACACCGACACGGCCAGGGCGGTGCGGCAGTGGGAGAGCCTCCGGCAGGCGTACGAGAGCCTGGGCCACACCGTCAGCCTGATCGACCCGATCGAGGGCCTGCCGGACATGGTGTTCGCCGCGAACGGCGCGCTCGTCGTGGACGGACGGGTCTACGGCGCGAAGTTCGCCCACCCGCAGCGCGCCGCCGAGGGCCCCGCCTACCTGCGGTGGTTCGCCGAACGGGGATACGAGACGCTGGAGGCGTCCTTCACCAACGAGGGTGAGGGCGACTACCTGACGCTCGACGAAGTTATCCTGGCCGGGACGGGATTCCGCACCGACGTCGCGGCGCACATGGAGGCCCAGGAGTTCCTCGGCCGCCCGGTCGTCACGCTGCGCCTGGTCGACCCGAGGTTCTACCACCTCGACACCGCCCTGTTCCCGCTGAACGGCCACAACGTCGCGTACTATCCGGAGGCGTTCAGCGAGGGCAGCAGGAAGGTGCTGCGGCGGCTGTTCCCCGACGCCGTGATCGCCACGTCCGCGGACGCGGAGGTGCTCGGCCTCAACGCGGTGAGCGACGGCCGCAACGTCGTCCTCAACGCCGAGGCCACGGGGCTGACCCTGGAACTCAAGCGCCGGGGTTTCGAGGTCGTCCCGGTCGACCTCAGTGAGCTGCGCAAGTCGGGCGGCGGTCCCAAGTGCTGCACCCTCGAGATCCGGCCGAACAGGGAGACCCGATGA
- a CDS encoding Lrp/AsnC family transcriptional regulator: MRLDELDRAIIRALVEDARATYAEIGAQVGLSAPAVKRRVDRLVASGAITGFSARVEPSALGWTTEAYVELYCRGKTSPAEIGMAVSRHPEVVSACTVTGEADALLHIRATDVRHVERVIERLAAEPFVVRTKSSIVLSRLINGSLQNG; encoded by the coding sequence GTGAGGTTGGACGAGCTCGATCGCGCCATAATCCGGGCCCTCGTCGAGGACGCCCGGGCGACGTACGCCGAAATAGGCGCTCAAGTGGGGCTGTCGGCTCCGGCCGTGAAGAGGCGGGTCGACCGGCTCGTCGCCAGCGGCGCGATCACCGGCTTCAGCGCCCGGGTCGAGCCGTCGGCCCTCGGCTGGACCACCGAGGCGTACGTCGAGCTGTACTGCCGGGGGAAGACCTCACCGGCGGAGATCGGCATGGCCGTGTCCCGGCATCCGGAGGTCGTCTCGGCCTGCACGGTCACCGGCGAGGCCGACGCGCTGCTGCACATCCGCGCGACCGACGTGCGGCACGTCGAGCGGGTGATCGAGCGCCTGGCGGCCGAGCCGTTCGTGGTCCGCACGAAGAGTTCGATCGTGCTGTCGCGGCTGATTAACGGATCGCTGCAAAACGGGTGA
- a CDS encoding DMT family transporter — protein sequence MHALFLASALLAGCLLAVQASVNLQLNKAVGTPYGASTLQLGVATALLALLAAAVGAIGAIRLAPGVPFWHLLGGLASPLYITSGILLFPRLGALAAAGLFVTGQMFASLGLDLFGLLGIARRPLSVGIVLGALAVLAGITVIIRGQRPAQTPPAAGPATGGGSGGSGGPGRGATATATAPAATAVRRTRGLGQSGWILLGIVAGAVLPVQGAVNAALRKDIREPVTTAMISFIVATITIAVVLLVLLATRRTPRPQLGGLRTMPWWGWLGGACAAAYVTATFTLIPTIGAATTVALTVTGQQVASAVIDNYGFLRLPRRPLTAPRLSGLALLIVGSVLVQLT from the coding sequence ATGCATGCCCTGTTCCTCGCCTCGGCGCTGCTGGCCGGCTGCCTACTGGCAGTGCAAGCCTCGGTGAATCTCCAGCTCAACAAGGCCGTGGGGACGCCGTACGGCGCCTCGACCCTGCAACTGGGCGTGGCGACGGCCCTGCTGGCGCTCCTCGCCGCCGCCGTCGGCGCCATCGGCGCGATCCGCCTCGCGCCCGGCGTGCCGTTCTGGCACCTGCTCGGCGGTCTGGCCAGCCCGCTCTACATCACCAGCGGGATCCTGCTCTTCCCGCGCCTCGGCGCGCTGGCCGCGGCGGGCCTGTTCGTGACCGGTCAGATGTTCGCGTCGCTGGGGCTCGACCTGTTCGGCCTGCTCGGCATCGCGCGCAGGCCGCTCAGCGTCGGCATCGTGCTCGGCGCGCTCGCGGTCCTCGCCGGCATCACGGTCATCATCCGCGGGCAGCGCCCGGCGCAGACGCCGCCCGCGGCGGGACCGGCGACCGGCGGCGGGTCCGGCGGGTCCGGCGGTCCCGGCCGCGGCGCGACGGCCACCGCCACCGCCCCGGCCGCCACCGCCGTACGCCGGACCCGTGGCCTCGGCCAGAGCGGCTGGATCCTGCTGGGCATAGTGGCCGGCGCGGTCCTGCCGGTGCAGGGAGCGGTCAACGCCGCGCTGCGCAAGGACATCCGCGAGCCGGTGACCACCGCGATGATCAGCTTCATCGTGGCCACGATCACCATCGCCGTGGTGCTGCTCGTCCTGCTGGCGACGCGCCGCACCCCCCGGCCGCAGCTCGGCGGGCTGCGCACGATGCCCTGGTGGGGCTGGCTCGGCGGCGCCTGCGCCGCGGCGTACGTCACCGCGACCTTCACGCTCATCCCCACGATCGGCGCCGCCACCACCGTGGCGCTGACCGTGACCGGCCAGCAGGTCGCCTCGGCCGTGATCGACAACTACGGCTTCCTGCGGCTGCCCCGGCGCCCGCTCACGGCGCCGCGCCTGTCCGGCCTCGCCCTGCTCATCGTCGGCTCGGTGCTGGTCCAGCTCACCTGA
- a CDS encoding TetR/AcrR family transcriptional regulator: protein MDNGFVDPGGNVKNGRVPSGGTMPAGRELPVLDLEPGRPAPVRERADAARNRMRVLKAAEQLFATRDARHVTMDEIAKAAGVGRATLYRRYPDTASIATALLDEHERQVQGHILNGPPPLGPGASPADRLAAFYVAMIDLLERHLHLVLGAETGSARFGTGAYRFWRTHVRMLLTEAGVPDPEGKADAVLAPLAPEVYQFQRRTLGLSQARVTESLVWNAHRLAGGEAPPEP, encoded by the coding sequence ATGGACAACGGGTTTGTGGATCCCGGCGGGAACGTGAAGAACGGCCGCGTTCCATCAGGGGGGACCATGCCTGCCGGCCGGGAACTGCCCGTGCTCGATCTCGAACCGGGCCGCCCGGCGCCGGTGCGCGAACGGGCGGACGCCGCGCGCAACCGCATGCGCGTGCTGAAGGCGGCCGAACAGCTCTTCGCGACCAGGGACGCGCGACACGTCACCATGGACGAGATCGCCAAGGCGGCGGGGGTGGGGCGGGCCACGCTCTACCGGCGTTATCCGGACACCGCCTCGATCGCGACGGCGCTCCTGGACGAGCACGAGCGGCAGGTGCAGGGACACATCCTGAACGGCCCGCCGCCGCTCGGCCCCGGTGCCTCACCGGCGGATCGGCTCGCCGCGTTCTACGTCGCGATGATCGATCTGCTGGAGCGTCACCTGCACCTCGTGCTGGGGGCCGAGACGGGCAGCGCGCGGTTCGGCACCGGCGCCTACCGCTTCTGGCGCACCCACGTGCGGATGCTGCTGACCGAGGCGGGGGTGCCGGATCCGGAGGGCAAGGCGGACGCCGTGCTGGCGCCGCTCGCGCCCGAGGTCTACCAGTTCCAGCGGCGGACCCTCGGCCTGTCGCAGGCCCGCGTCACCGAGTCGCTGGTGTGGAACGCCCACCGGCTCGCGGGCGGCGAGGCGCCGCCGGAACCCTGA
- a CDS encoding cupin domain-containing protein: protein MSIVLPEDPFHRRLHHVVPAGLTSETAQTGGMHRRAAISGGTVGSSRLWMGQTHVAPATVSANHHHGDSETAIYVVSGTPSFVFLDVDAEEPHEVRIDTKPGDYIFVPPFVPHREENTHPDLEAVVVIARSTQEAIVVNLPELKWTGPVRTTA from the coding sequence GTGAGCATCGTTCTACCCGAGGATCCGTTCCACCGCAGGCTGCACCACGTGGTGCCCGCGGGCCTGACCTCGGAGACCGCGCAGACCGGCGGCATGCACCGGCGGGCCGCCATCAGCGGCGGGACCGTGGGGTCGAGCCGGCTGTGGATGGGCCAGACCCACGTGGCTCCGGCGACCGTCTCCGCGAACCACCACCACGGCGACTCGGAGACCGCGATCTACGTGGTCAGCGGCACGCCGTCGTTCGTGTTCCTCGACGTCGACGCCGAGGAGCCGCACGAGGTGCGCATCGACACCAAACCGGGCGACTACATCTTCGTGCCGCCGTTCGTGCCGCATCGGGAGGAGAATACCCACCCCGATCTGGAGGCCGTCGTGGTCATCGCCCGCAGCACGCAGGAGGCGATCGTGGTCAACCTGCCCGAGCTCAAGTGGACCGGCCCGGTTCGTACGACGGCGTGA
- a CDS encoding acyl-CoA dehydrogenase family protein translates to MTGLDEVLTGIASRAERHDREGDFAFEAFEDLHAAGVLALTLPREAGGRGAGLAETAAVVTAVGRADPSVALVTAQYLMTHAALARPDNPWPAHVRGRVQKSAIEGPALVNALRVEPDLGTPARGGLPATVAAREDGGYRLTGRKTYCTGIPGLRWMLVWARTDDPEPLVGSFLVEAGGGGYRVERTWDHLGMRATRSDDVIFEGAWIPGDHAVEVAPAGMPPTGRGATFMGWNNVLIGAVYHGVAQAARDWLIEYLGERTPANLGRPLATLPRFQAAVGEIEAWLLVSDRLLESAARAVDDGDEAAMARSGLAKHTVTGNAIRSVEAALALVGNPGLSRANPLERHYRDVLCGRIHTPQDDTVLTGAGVAALGPRAHS, encoded by the coding sequence ATGACGGGTCTCGACGAGGTGCTGACCGGGATCGCGAGCCGCGCGGAGCGGCACGACCGGGAGGGCGACTTCGCCTTCGAGGCGTTCGAGGACCTGCACGCGGCCGGCGTCCTCGCGCTCACGCTGCCACGCGAGGCGGGCGGGCGCGGCGCCGGCCTCGCCGAGACGGCGGCGGTCGTGACGGCGGTCGGCCGGGCCGACCCCTCGGTGGCGCTGGTGACCGCGCAGTATCTGATGACCCACGCCGCGCTCGCCCGCCCGGACAACCCCTGGCCCGCCCACGTACGCGGGCGGGTGCAGAAGTCGGCGATCGAGGGCCCTGCCCTCGTCAACGCCCTGCGGGTGGAGCCAGACCTGGGCACGCCCGCCCGGGGCGGCCTGCCCGCGACGGTGGCCGCGCGGGAGGACGGCGGATACCGGCTCACCGGCCGCAAGACCTACTGCACGGGCATCCCCGGTCTGCGTTGGATGCTGGTCTGGGCACGCACCGACGACCCCGAGCCCCTGGTCGGGTCCTTCCTCGTGGAGGCCGGCGGCGGTGGTTACCGGGTGGAGCGGACCTGGGACCACCTGGGCATGCGTGCCACTCGCAGCGACGATGTGATTTTCGAGGGGGCGTGGATCCCCGGGGATCACGCGGTGGAGGTCGCCCCGGCGGGGATGCCGCCGACCGGCCGCGGCGCGACCTTCATGGGCTGGAACAACGTGCTGATCGGGGCGGTGTACCACGGCGTGGCGCAGGCCGCCAGGGACTGGCTGATCGAGTACCTGGGCGAGCGCACACCCGCGAACCTGGGCCGGCCGCTGGCCACGCTCCCCCGTTTCCAGGCCGCCGTCGGGGAGATCGAGGCGTGGCTGCTGGTGAGCGACCGGCTGCTGGAGTCCGCGGCCCGCGCGGTGGACGACGGGGACGAGGCGGCCATGGCCCGGTCCGGGCTCGCCAAGCACACCGTCACCGGCAACGCGATCAGATCCGTCGAGGCCGCCCTGGCGCTCGTCGGCAATCCCGGCCTGTCGAGGGCCAATCCTCTGGAGCGCCACTACCGCGACGTGCTGTGCGGCAGGATCCACACGCCGCAGGACGACACGGTCCTGACCGGTGCGGGGGTGGCCGCGCTCGGCCCGCGCGCCCACTCGTGA
- a CDS encoding TetR/AcrR family transcriptional regulator, whose amino-acid sequence MEEGLRERKKRETRQRIADVAMGLFLQRGFDNVTVAEVARAADVSVNTVFNYFRTKEDMFLDRSEETEDLLARAVRERRAGETAVEAVRRDFFEALDAGDWRYGMSEGLDLFTQRVRESLALQSRVRMLEVNREDRLARTLAEETDADPDDLTPRLVAAQICAAVRTLTRHFAMRQTAGEDAALIRADVREHAERAFDLLEHGIGDYCPRPEP is encoded by the coding sequence ATGGAAGAGGGCCTGCGGGAGCGGAAGAAGCGGGAGACCCGGCAGCGCATCGCCGACGTCGCGATGGGGCTATTCCTGCAACGGGGGTTCGACAACGTCACGGTGGCCGAGGTGGCCAGGGCGGCCGACGTGTCGGTCAACACCGTCTTCAACTACTTCCGCACGAAAGAGGACATGTTCCTCGACCGCAGCGAGGAGACCGAGGACCTGCTGGCCCGGGCCGTGCGCGAGCGCCGCGCGGGCGAGACTGCGGTCGAGGCGGTGCGACGGGACTTCTTCGAGGCACTCGACGCCGGCGACTGGCGTTACGGGATGAGCGAGGGCCTGGACCTGTTCACGCAGCGGGTGCGGGAGAGCCTGGCGCTCCAGTCACGGGTGCGCATGCTCGAGGTCAACCGGGAGGACCGGCTGGCCCGGACGCTCGCCGAGGAGACCGACGCCGATCCCGACGACCTGACCCCCCGTCTGGTGGCGGCGCAGATCTGCGCCGCCGTCCGCACGCTGACCCGCCACTTCGCGATGCGGCAGACGGCGGGCGAGGACGCGGCGCTGATCAGGGCGGACGTCAGGGAGCACGCCGAGCGCGCCTTCGACCTGCTGGAGCACGGGATCGGCGACTACTGCCCCCGGCCCGAGCCGTAA
- a CDS encoding ABC transporter ATP-binding protein, whose translation MIHARGLTKTFGPVEAVRGIDLDVSRGEIVGFLGPNGAGKTTTLRMLTTLLRPTSGTATVAGADLFADPAAVRRRIGYVAQGGAFAPFSPVGQELVLQARLYGLSREQARERVTTLLAELDLPGVEERTTVTMSGGQKRRLDIAMGLLHRPELLFLDEPTTGLDPQSRANLWHHVRRLRERDGLTVFLTTHYLEEADALCDRVLIIDHGRIVAAGTPDELKTEHGASTLDDVFLAVTGRELREGAAA comes from the coding sequence ATGATTCACGCCAGAGGGCTCACCAAGACCTTCGGCCCGGTCGAGGCCGTCCGGGGGATCGATCTCGACGTCTCCCGAGGGGAGATCGTCGGCTTCCTCGGGCCGAACGGCGCGGGCAAGACCACCACGCTGCGCATGCTCACCACGCTGCTGCGCCCCACGTCCGGCACCGCCACCGTCGCGGGCGCCGACCTGTTCGCCGACCCCGCGGCCGTACGCCGCCGGATCGGCTACGTCGCCCAGGGCGGCGCGTTCGCGCCGTTCTCCCCGGTGGGCCAGGAGCTCGTGCTCCAGGCCCGCCTGTACGGCCTGAGCAGGGAGCAGGCCCGCGAACGCGTCACCACCCTGCTCGCCGAGCTGGACCTGCCCGGGGTCGAGGAGCGTACGACGGTCACGATGTCGGGCGGCCAGAAGCGCCGGCTGGACATCGCGATGGGCCTGCTCCACCGGCCCGAGCTGCTCTTCCTCGACGAGCCCACGACCGGGCTCGACCCGCAGAGCCGCGCCAACCTGTGGCACCACGTGCGCCGGCTGCGCGAGCGGGACGGCCTGACGGTCTTTCTCACCACCCACTACCTGGAGGAGGCCGACGCGCTCTGCGACCGCGTCCTGATCATCGACCACGGCCGGATCGTCGCCGCGGGCACGCCGGACGAGCTGAAGACCGAGCACGGCGCGAGCACGCTCGACGACGTCTTCCTCGCGGTCACCGGCCGCGAGCTGCGCGAGGGGGCCGCCGCGTGA
- a CDS encoding ABC transporter permease, whose product MTALAALTGHYLRASFSNKFSLVFSALQPFLYLVLFGPLFDRSGVGSWDVLVPGLLVQLGLTSAGMAGFGIVFDHRFGVLERMRVTPVSRVTLLLGRVLRDSVVLLVQAVAIIAAGYALGLRAPLAGALGALLLITVLAVGLASLSYTAALTMRQELFAPVMSTVVVPLMLLSGALLPMSLAPAWLDVLSRLTPFRYAVEGMRALFAGSYTSSALVWGVVVSLAFAVLGVTLGTRRFQTENA is encoded by the coding sequence GTGACCGCCCTCGCCGCCCTGACCGGGCACTACCTGCGCGCGTCCTTCAGCAACAAGTTCAGCCTGGTCTTCAGCGCCCTGCAGCCGTTCCTGTATCTCGTGCTGTTCGGCCCGCTGTTCGACCGCAGCGGCGTGGGCTCGTGGGACGTCCTCGTGCCCGGCCTGCTGGTGCAGCTCGGGCTGACGAGCGCGGGGATGGCGGGCTTCGGCATCGTCTTCGACCACCGGTTCGGCGTGCTCGAACGCATGCGGGTCACGCCGGTGAGCCGGGTGACGCTGCTGCTCGGCCGGGTGCTCAGGGACAGCGTCGTGCTGCTGGTGCAGGCGGTGGCGATCATCGCGGCCGGCTACGCGCTGGGCCTGCGGGCGCCGCTCGCGGGGGCGCTGGGGGCGCTGCTGCTGATCACCGTGCTGGCGGTCGGCCTGGCGTCGCTGTCGTACACGGCGGCGCTCACGATGCGGCAGGAGCTGTTCGCGCCCGTGATGTCCACCGTGGTGGTCCCGCTGATGCTGCTGTCGGGAGCGCTGCTGCCGATGTCGCTCGCGCCCGCCTGGCTCGACGTGCTGTCGCGGCTCACGCCGTTCCGCTACGCGGTCGAGGGGATGCGCGCGCTGTTCGCCGGGTCCTACACGTCGTCGGCCCTGGTGTGGGGCGTAGTCGTGTCCCTGGCCTTCGCCGTCCTGGGCGTTACCTTGGGCACCAGGCGTTTCCAAACGGAAAACGCCTGA
- a CDS encoding LysR substrate-binding domain-containing protein: MADVNFTLVQLRYFVTAAELGSMTAASRELMVAQSAISAAIAQVERELGVQLLIRHHARGLSLTRAGERFLVEAREFLSHAAALAQSARGLAGSLTGELAVGCLTTLAPFYLSRLLREFAEKYPGVRVSVAEGELSAMEAALLDGRCEVALVYAIDLALDLDIRTLTRARPYALLPPEHPLAQAEAVSLSDLASEPMILLDLPRSRDYFRAIYPTEPRVRFRTSSYETARSLVAGGHGYSILNQRAESDQTYDGGRVACVPISDDVPALDVVLASVRGVRPTARAVAFAETCQAFFARK, from the coding sequence GTGGCGGACGTCAACTTCACCCTCGTCCAGCTGCGTTACTTCGTAACCGCGGCCGAGCTCGGCAGCATGACCGCGGCCAGCAGGGAACTCATGGTGGCGCAGTCGGCGATCTCGGCCGCCATCGCCCAGGTGGAGCGGGAGCTGGGCGTCCAGCTCCTGATCCGCCACCATGCCCGCGGCCTGTCGCTGACCCGCGCGGGCGAGCGCTTCCTCGTCGAGGCCAGGGAGTTCCTGTCCCATGCCGCCGCGCTCGCCCAGTCGGCGCGCGGCCTCGCGGGCTCGCTGACCGGTGAGCTCGCCGTCGGCTGCCTGACCACGCTCGCGCCGTTCTACCTGTCCCGGCTGCTGCGCGAGTTCGCCGAGAAGTACCCCGGGGTGCGGGTCAGCGTCGCGGAGGGCGAGCTTTCCGCCATGGAGGCGGCGCTGCTCGACGGGCGGTGCGAGGTCGCCCTCGTCTACGCCATCGATCTCGCCCTCGACCTCGACATCCGGACGCTCACCCGGGCCAGGCCGTACGCGCTGCTGCCGCCGGAGCACCCCCTGGCCCAGGCCGAGGCGGTGTCGCTGTCGGACCTGGCGTCCGAGCCGATGATCCTGCTCGACCTGCCGCGCAGCCGCGACTACTTCCGGGCGATCTATCCGACCGAGCCGCGCGTCCGGTTCCGTACGTCGAGCTACGAGACGGCCCGCTCGCTGGTGGCGGGCGGGCACGGCTACTCGATACTCAACCAGCGGGCCGAAAGCGACCAGACCTACGACGGCGGCCGGGTCGCCTGCGTCCCGATCAGCGACGACGTGCCCGCGCTCGACGTCGTGCTCGCCTCGGTGCGCGGCGTGCGGCCCACCGCCCGGGCGGTCGCCTTCGCCGAGACCTGTCAGGCGTTCTTCGCCAGGAAGTAG